Proteins encoded in a region of the Zea mays cultivar B73 chromosome 4, Zm-B73-REFERENCE-NAM-5.0, whole genome shotgun sequence genome:
- the LOC103654224 gene encoding uncharacterized protein isoform X3 yields MNGEMARAEALPQEEAPGFGVDLYAQATKAVSLRTPFEGDEAAPRVPTLPARLVSWAGPGDARKKHKKILPPPPDDAAPEPPPQSPVATPAKVGLWDQFEAYFRPVTLADIEMLRPKLPFGYSNVDSCMLIPFLGSGKELINQAETYDVAVAETTSYLGVGGEEVVSNRERGVQSVHLASQKERNDQSDEHDIHDVVVQQMVSDKELNMHRGEHGIHEVSVQLGGRSFGVDQAGSSSGVVLAQCPKEEGTSLNWLLGATGRFVLTSERPNKKRKLLGVDAGLEQLVLLPRVGAEASSSCDVCCLGESSMESNRIVNCSNCKVSVHQKCYGLHAVPDGQWLCAWCTYLESTGWSLKEDAGGTPSMPCALCPKEKGALKPVKVEPTRNAGVGHQKFVHLFCSLWAPEVFVEDMESMEPVFSLENVQENRMKLTCSICKIKHGACVRCSHGTCRTPFHPVCARESKHQMEIWGKSRHPNVELRAFCSKHSAVGYTSSVENSNLASELNPRKSGPDNTTLNSGKIPILRFTRKNKDKFTNCGTSTSSSGNLIRVKTIEQGALANTVRNANTQPIQIWERGTGHPSVGGDHMGSSGDIAVVLRKLIDSGKISVSDIASEVGISSESLEAALVGETTTFSHGLTLKIMKWLQNYVQMHSAQGDVCKGSSEVVQESKSDRLVTTDTVDVKNPLVLDDDKGVGVLVDLLDSSVTEPAQTRSESNSKILNENSATCATGVTILQNGKKNMVKEGYNPECSAKEFANESTQDFSPISNKYVLKDEHGILILNATSGNKEFGTSTEIPNENQGALRGRKINDLTDVELGPCLEKGVSSHDHCFVRGDNGRDRVDSVENSFNARDCDSNCSHGQPFFNFDDSHSYIHPFIQKKISHHWDITFNQNKEALNHYIQESSYPSLEKVPTDSSVEVEGTADTTATGQVLKARSLKILEHSPDDEVEGEMVYLQSRLLDNAVVLKHRYEKLIAMVVQNLSRELDALSKRKWDLIFVNQFLRDVREAKKRGRKEKRHKEAQAVLAAAAAAIASSSRNSTVRKDAKEDAPKSSPKLAAGSSRVGQRTSLPQANDSSKSSNSKISSDKKSGSFLLPISSKENGLYCDVCMRTETLLNRIFVCYRCKAAVHINCYRNLENSIGPWNCELCEDQDISSEAATVSDKSHCNGKKLPFAQCGMCHGTSGAFRKTVDGKWVHAFCAEWLLDTKYVRGQDKPVEGTESLVEGKDTCCVCLHNVGVCLRCSSGDCNITFHPTCARSCGFYMNTKGFGTTPQHKAYCGKHSVQQKEADAQQYGPEELTSMKRMRLNICFKQRLVMFSFEVSDARAH; encoded by the exons ATGAACGGGGAAATGGCCCGCGCTGAGGCCTTGCCCCAGGAGGAGGCCCCTGGGTTCGGTGTCGACCTGTATGCGCAGGCCACCAAGGCTGTGTCCCTGCGGACGCCGTTCGAGGGCGACGAGGCGGCGCCCAGGGTTCCCACGCTGCCGGCGCGGCTCGTCAGCTGGGCAGGGCCGGGGGACGCCCGGAAGAAGCACAAGAAGATTCTGCCTCCCCCTCCGGACGATGCTGCTCCGGAGCCTCCACCACAGTCACCTGTAGCCACCCCTGCGAAGGTTGGCTTGTGGGACCAGTTTGAGGCTTATTTCCGTCCTGTAACACTGGCTGATATCGAAATGTTAAGACCAAAGCTCCCATTCGGCTACAGCAATGTCGACTCATGTATGCTAATACCATTTCTGGGGAGTGGCAAGGAATTAATAAACCAAGCTGAGACATATGACGTGGCTGTGGCTGAAACAACCTCGTATTTGGGTGTTGGTGGCGAAGAAGTGGTCAGCAACCGGGAGCGCGGAGTGCAAAGTGTGCATCTGGCTAGTCAGAAAGAGAGGAATGATCAAAGCGATGAACATGACATACATGATGTGGTTGTGCAACAGATGGTCAGTGACAAAGAGCTTAATATGCACAGAGGGGAACATGGCATACACGAAGTTTCTGTTCAGTTGGGAGGGAGATCATTTGGAGTGGATCAAGCTGGGAGCAGCAGTGGCGTTGTGCTAGCACAATGTCCCAAGGAGGAAGGAACTTCACTTAATTGGTTGCTAGGAGCAACAGGCCGGTTTGTTCTCACTTCAGAGCGGCCCAACAAGAAGAGAAAGCTTCTGGGTGTCGATGCTGGGTTAGAGCAGCTTGTTCTGCTTCCACGCGTAGGGGCTGAGGCATCTTCAAGCTGTGATGTTTGTTGTCTTGGAGAAAGTTCCATGGAGTCCAATAGGATAGTTAACTGCAGCAACTGCAAGGTGTCAGTGCACCAGAAGTGTTATGGTTTGCATGCTGTGCCTGATGGGCAATGGTTGTGTGCTTGGTGTACATATCTAGAGTCTACAGGGTGGTCATTGAAGGAAGATGCTGGCGGCACCCCGTCGATGCCTTGTGCTTTATGCCCAAAGGAGAAAGGGGCTCTTAAACCCGTTAAAGTGGAGCCTACTCGAAATGCGGGTGTTGGCCACCAAAAGTTTGTGCACTTGTTCTGTAGTCTCTGGGCACCAGAGGTTTTTGTTGAGGACATGGAGTCAATGgaacctgtatttagccttgaaaATGTCCAAGAGAATCGGATGAAGTTGACGTGCAGTATCTGCAAGATTAAGCATGGCGCATGTGTCCGATGTAGTCACG GGACGTGTCGGACGCCCTTTCACCCTGTATGTGCAAGAGAGTCAAAGCATCAAATGGAGATATGGGGGAAATCCAGACACCCTAAT GTTGAGTTGAGAGCATTTTGCTCAAAGCATTCTGCAGTTGGTTACACCAGTTCTGTAGAGAACAGTAACCTTGCTTCCGAACTGAATCCTAGAAAATCTGGCCCAGACAATACCACCCTCAATTCTGGAAAAATTCCAATACTAAGGTTCACGCGCAAAAACAAGGATAAATTCACCAATTGTGGAACCAGTACCTCTAGTTCTGGTAACCTGATCAGAGTCAAGACTATAGAGCAAGGTGCTTTAGCTAACACAGTTAGAAATGCAAATACTCAACCTATTCAAATCTGGGAAAGAGGTACTGGTCATCCCTCTGTTGGTGGGGATCATATGGGAAGTTCTGGTGATATTGCTGTAGTGCTTAGAAAG CTAATTGACAGCGGAAAAATTAGTGTTAGTGATATAGCATCTGAAGTCGGCATTTCTTCGGAATCCTTGGAAGCTGCTCTCGTG GGTGAAACTACCACTTTTTCCCATGGTTTGACGCTGAAAATTATGAAGTGGCTCCAAAATTATGTGCAAATGCATAGTGCTCAAGGAGATGTTTGTAAAGGGAGCTCAGAGGTGGTGCAAGAGAGCAAATCAGACAGATTGGTCACCACAGATACTGTCGATGTGAAAAATCCATTGGTCCTAGATGATGACAAGGGTGTAGGTGTACTTGTTGATTTGCTGGATTCCTCTGTAACTGAACCTGCACAAACAAGATCTGAAAGCAATAGTAAGATTTTGAATGAAAATAGTGCAACATGTGCAACTGgtgtgactattttgcaaaatggCAAAAAGAACATGGTTAAAGAAGGTTATAATCCTGAGTGTTCTGCTAAAGAATTTGCAAACGAATCTACTCAGGACTTCTCCCCAATCAGCAACAAGTATGTTTTAAAGGATGAACATGGAATATTG ATACTGAACGCCACCTCTGGAAACAAAGAATTTGGTACTTCCACAGAGATACCAAATGAAaaccaag GTGCATTACGTGGAAGAAAAATTAATGACTTAACTGATGTTGAACTGGGCCCATGCTTGGAGAAAGGAGTATCTTCACATGATCATTGTTTTGTTCGGGGTGATAATGGTAGAGATAGGGTAGATTCAGTTGAAAATAGCTTCAATGCTCGTGATTGTGATTCAAATTGCTCTCATGGACAACCTTTTTTCAA CTTTGATGATTCACATTCTTATATTCATCCATTCATTCAGAAAAAGATATCTCATCATTGGGACATTACTTTCAATCAGAATAAGGAAGCTCTGAATCACTATA TACAAGAGTCATCATATCCTTCCCTTGAGAAAGTACCAACTGATTCCTCGGTAGAAGTAGAGGGTACAGCCGATACAACTGCAACAGGTCAAGTTTTGAAAGCAAGGTCTTTAAAAATTCTTGAGCATTcacctgatgatgaagtagaaggAGAGATGGTATACTTACAATCTAGGCTGCTTGACAATGCTGTTGTTCTGAAGCACAGATATG AAAAATTGATAGCAATGGTTGTCCAAAATCTCTCTCGCGAGCTGGATGCCCTCAGTAAAAGAAAATGGGATCTTATTTTTGTGAATCAGTTCCTTCGTGATGTCAGAGAAGCTAAGAAACGtgggagaaaagaaaagagacaTAAGGAAGCCCAAGCTGTACTAGCTGCAGCTGCAGCTGCTATTGCATCCTCCTCACGGAACTCAACCGTGAGAAAAGATGCAAAGGAGGATGCACCAAAG AGTTCTCCCAAACTTGCTGCTGGATCTTCAAGGGTTGGGCAACGGACTTCATTGCCACAGGCTAATGATTCATCAAAGTCATCCAACAGCAAAATATCATCGGATAAAAAATCTGGAAGTTTTCTTCTGCCAATCTCCTCTAAAGAAAATGGGTTATATTGTGATGTATGCATGCGAACTGAAACATTGCTGAACCGAATATTTGTCTGCTACAGATGCAAG GCTGCTGTGCACATAAATTGCTACAGAAATTTGGAGAATTCTATTGGGCCCTGGAACTGTGAACTTTGTGAAGATCAAGACATTTCATCAGAAGCTGCAACCGTTAGCGATAAATCACATTGTAATGGCAAGAAATTACCCTTTGCACAGTGTGGCATGTGCCATGGCACATCAGGTGCATTTAGAAAGACTGTAGATGGGAAGTGGGTTCATGCTTTCTGTGCTGAG TGGTTGTTGGACACCAAGTATGTAAGGGGACAAGATAAACCTGTAGAAGGAACG GAAAGCCTTGTAGAGGGAAAGGACACTTGTTGTGTCTGCCTCCACAATGTTGGCGTGTGCTTAAGG TGTAGCAGTGGGGATTGCAACATTACATTTCATCCTACTTGCGCTAGAAGTTGTGGTTTTTACATGAACACAAAAGGGTTTGGTACTACACCACAGCACAAAGCATACTGTGGCAAACACAGCGTACAACAGAAAGAG GCTGATGCACAGCAATATGGACCTGAGGAGCTCACGAGCATGAAACGAATGAGG CTTAACATTTGCTTCAAACAACGGCTTGTAATGTTCTCTTTTGAAGTATCAGATGCAAGAGCTCATTAA